CGGATGGCAAACCTCAGTCCCGACTCCATCGCTACCGGCTGGATCAGGCTTACGTTCAGCTTCACGTTGTCGCCCGGCATAACCATCTCCACTCCGTCAGGCAGCTCACACGAGCCCGTTACATCCGTGGTCCGGAAATAAAACTGCGGACGATATCCCTTGAAAAACGGCGTGTGACGCCCGCCCTCATCCTTGCTCAGTACATACACCTCGCACTCAAACTCCTTGTGCGGGGTAATTGAGCCCGGCTTGCACAGTACCATCCCGCGCTGAAGCTGCTCCTTGTTGATCCCGCGAAGAAGGATACCCGCATTGTCTCCGGCCTGGCCCTGATCGAGCAGACGACGGAACATCTCTATACCGGTTACCACACTCTTCATCGGCTGCTCAACAATACCCACAATCTCAATCTCATCGTTGAGCTTAACCACACCGCGCTCAATCCGGCCCGTGGCTACCGTACCGCGACCGGTAATCGAAAACACATCCTCCACAGGCATCAAAAACGGCTTGTCCACATCACGCTCGGGCGTCGGGATCGTCTCATCCACAGCCTTCATCAGCTCCACAATCTGAGCCTCCGCATCGGCATCCCCGTTCAGCGCATTCAGCGCACTGCCCTGGATCACAGGAATATTGTCCCCGTCAAACTCATAGGAGGTCAGCAGCTCGCGAACTTCCAGCTCAACCAGCTCCAGCAGCT
This genomic stretch from Rhodohalobacter mucosus harbors:
- the tuf gene encoding elongation factor Tu, producing MAKETFQRTKPHVNIGTIGHVDHGKTTLTAAITNVMAKTYGGVAKKFDEIDNAPEERERGITIATAHVEYETDARHYAHVDCPGHADYVKNMVTGAAQMDGAVLVVAATDGPMPQTREHILLARQVGVPQIVVFMNKVDLVDDEELLELVELEVRELLTSYEFDGDNIPVIQGSALNALNGDADAEAQIVELMKAVDETIPTPERDVDKPFLMPVEDVFSITGRGTVATGRIERGVVKLNDEIEIVGIVEQPMKSVVTGIEMFRRLLDQGQAGDNAGILLRGINKEQLQRGMVLCKPGSITPHKEFECEVYVLSKDEGGRHTPFFKGYRPQFYFRTTDVTGSCELPDGVEMVMPGDNVKLNVSLIQPVAMESGLRFAIR